The Hippoglossus hippoglossus isolate fHipHip1 chromosome 21, fHipHip1.pri, whole genome shotgun sequence genome contains a region encoding:
- the LOC117754712 gene encoding carboxypeptidase O-like isoform X3 gives MSAIQIYRWMEEVERGNPELVSSAVYGHTYEGRNITLLKLGLDNSEGRQKKVIWVDCGIHAREWIAPAFCQWFVKEIVDSYKTNKKLEQMLQNLDIFVTPVVNVDGYIFSWANDSTRRWRKSRSLPPQGSTCYGVDLNRNFNANWGMVGVSFNSCANNYCGKSAGSEPEAAAVMDFVGGMINQTLCFLTIHSAGQLILMPYGHPEISAPNYNELVSVGKAAAAEMEKIHGMTYTVGTSPQILYPNSGSSRDWARLMGIPFSYTFELRDKGEFSHLLPEEQIQPACEEAFAGALSIITYVHDKTFTNAILPNAAVTTVTGIISVALTIMSTIMSVLLTAGVSE, from the exons TGCAATACAGATTTACAGgtggatggaggaggtggagcgtGGAAACCCAGAGCTGGTCTCCTCTGCTGTCTATGGACACACTTATGAAGGAAGAAACATCACACTGCTGAAG CTGGGACTTGACAATTCCGAGGGCCGACAGAAGAAGGTGATATGGGTGGACTGTGGTATTCACGCTCGAGAGTGGATCGCTCCGGCCTTCTGCCAGTGGTTTGTTAAAGAG ATTGTGGACTCATATAAAACCAATAAGAAGCTGGAGCAGATGCTGCAGAACCTCGACATCTTTGTTACTCCTGTAGTCAATGTGGATGGATATATATTCTCCTGGGCCAATGACAGC aCTCGGCGCTGGAGGAAGTCCCGTTCCCTCCCTCCACAGGGAAGTACCTGTTATGGTGTGGACCTCAACAGGAATTTTAATGCCAACTGGGGAA TGGTTGGTGTGTCATTTAACAGTTGTGCAAACAACTACTGTGGGAAGTCTGCAGGGTCAGAGccagaggctgcagctgtgatgGACTTCGTTG GTGGGATGATTAACCAGACTCTGTGTTTCCTCACCATCCACTCTGCTGGGCAGCTCATTCTCATGCCATACGGCCACCCTGAGATCTCTGCACCCAACTACAATGaactg GTCTCAGTTGgcaaggcagcagcagcagagatggagaagatTCATGGAATGACGTACACTGTTGGAACATCTCCACAAATACTGT ATCCAAACTCAGGTTCAAGTCGGGACTGGGCTCGTCTCATGGGCATCCCGTTCTCGTACACCTTTGAGCTGAGAGACAAAG GCGAGTTCAGCCACCTGCTACCAGAGGAGCAGATACAGCCGGCCTGTGAGGAGGCGTTCGCAGGAGCTCTCTCCATCATCACATATGTTCACGACAAGACTTTCACCAACGCCATCCTCCCCAACGCCGCTGTCACCACAGTGACAGGCATCATCTCAGTTGCCTTGACAATTATGAGCACTATTATGTCTGTGTTGCTCACTGCAGGGGTCTCAGAGTAA
- the LOC117754712 gene encoding carboxypeptidase O-like isoform X2, which produces MLDPGFDPDNDLLRNFSQIYRWMEEVERGNPELVSSAVYGHTYEGRNITLLKLGLDNSEGRQKKVIWVDCGIHAREWIAPAFCQWFVKEIVDSYKTNKKLEQMLQNLDIFVTPVVNVDGYIFSWANDSTRRWRKSRSLPPQGSTCYGVDLNRNFNANWGMVGVSFNSCANNYCGKSAGSEPEAAAVMDFVGGMINQTLCFLTIHSAGQLILMPYGHPEISAPNYNELVSVGKAAAAEMEKIHGMTYTVGTSPQILYPNSGSSRDWARLMGIPFSYTFELRDKGEFSHLLPEEQIQPACEEAFAGALSIITYVHDKTFTNAILPNAAVTTVTGIISVALTIMSTIMSVLLTAGVSE; this is translated from the exons ATTTACAGgtggatggaggaggtggagcgtGGAAACCCAGAGCTGGTCTCCTCTGCTGTCTATGGACACACTTATGAAGGAAGAAACATCACACTGCTGAAG CTGGGACTTGACAATTCCGAGGGCCGACAGAAGAAGGTGATATGGGTGGACTGTGGTATTCACGCTCGAGAGTGGATCGCTCCGGCCTTCTGCCAGTGGTTTGTTAAAGAG ATTGTGGACTCATATAAAACCAATAAGAAGCTGGAGCAGATGCTGCAGAACCTCGACATCTTTGTTACTCCTGTAGTCAATGTGGATGGATATATATTCTCCTGGGCCAATGACAGC aCTCGGCGCTGGAGGAAGTCCCGTTCCCTCCCTCCACAGGGAAGTACCTGTTATGGTGTGGACCTCAACAGGAATTTTAATGCCAACTGGGGAA TGGTTGGTGTGTCATTTAACAGTTGTGCAAACAACTACTGTGGGAAGTCTGCAGGGTCAGAGccagaggctgcagctgtgatgGACTTCGTTG GTGGGATGATTAACCAGACTCTGTGTTTCCTCACCATCCACTCTGCTGGGCAGCTCATTCTCATGCCATACGGCCACCCTGAGATCTCTGCACCCAACTACAATGaactg GTCTCAGTTGgcaaggcagcagcagcagagatggagaagatTCATGGAATGACGTACACTGTTGGAACATCTCCACAAATACTGT ATCCAAACTCAGGTTCAAGTCGGGACTGGGCTCGTCTCATGGGCATCCCGTTCTCGTACACCTTTGAGCTGAGAGACAAAG GCGAGTTCAGCCACCTGCTACCAGAGGAGCAGATACAGCCGGCCTGTGAGGAGGCGTTCGCAGGAGCTCTCTCCATCATCACATATGTTCACGACAAGACTTTCACCAACGCCATCCTCCCCAACGCCGCTGTCACCACAGTGACAGGCATCATCTCAGTTGCCTTGACAATTATGAGCACTATTATGTCTGTGTTGCTCACTGCAGGGGTCTCAGAGTAA